The window CGGTCGAGACCGACGGCGGAAACCTGATCAACAAGACGATCGCCTACTACAACTCGGGTCGACCACGACACCGGCGACATGCCCTCCTGCGCCGACGGCGGGGCGTGAGCGGCCGTACCTTCCGGAGGTACGCACCTCGTGGTTTCAGGAGAACAGCAGGCGCCAGGTCAGCGGGCCGGGGTTGCCGTCGGCGTCGCCGCGCAGTTCCTTTCGTGACTTCTGGAAGTCCCGTACGTTCAGCCGGTCCGCCTCGCCCCAGGTCCTGCTCGGGCCGACCTTGTAATGGTCGCCGAAGCCGCGCTTGACCAGCTGCTTGCCGAGCTGCAGGACGTACGCGTTCGAGGCCCCGGCCACGAAGTACTTGCGTCCCGGGAACGCGGGAACCTTCGGCTTGGCGGGTGTGGCGGGTGTGGTCGTCTCCGGGGTGTCGTCGTCCACGTCCAGCTCGGCCTTCGCGTACTTGGTGATCCTGGCGAAGTCGATCGCGCCGGGGTCGCCATGGACGTTCTCGGGCACGTGCATGTGCCCGCAGACTCCCCTGAAGTCCGCCCACTGCGCGCCCGTCAGCCGCTGGCCGCCGCTCCCGTACGACGTGGGGTACGCGGGCCACGACTTCGGGCCGGACAGCGGTACGCCGTGTTCCTCGTGCACCCAGGCCAGGAAGCGGGCGACGCCCTGCAGTGCCCAGTCGGGGGCGTCCGGCCAGTAGATGTGCGCCTGGCCCGCGGTCTTCCACTTCGCGTGGGTCTTCGGGTCGCAGGTGCCGACCAGCTCGACCTGGCACACGTTCATGGTGTTCGTCTCGACGCCGCCCCGCAGATTGACCAGCGCCCGGGAGGAGGTCTCTATGTCGAAGTGCTGGTACCACTTCAGCTTCTTGGCGGCGAGGTCGGGGACCGCCGTCAGGTTCGGTGCGGAGGAGCCGCCGCCGTATCCGGGAAGGGTGCGGCCCTCCGTGGTGTGCAGGACGACGACATTGACCTGCATCGGGTCACCGCCGAAGTCGTCCTGGTACCAGTTCGCCCGGCTTGCGCCGGGATATCTCTGGGGGCCCGTCTTGGTGGCCATCGCATACTCCTGGGTCGAGTGTGGGCCCGCTCGGTTCGGCGAGGCGGAGGTGGAGGTGGGGGAGAAGTGAGAGTCAGTGCCCTTGTCCCAGGGCGGATGGGCGGCTCCGGGCGGGGGCCGCGGCCGGGGCCATCGGGCCTGCCGCGCGCAGGTGCCGGGTCAGGCGCGCCGGGTCGGCACCGTCACGTCCCGCCAGCTCGCGGGCGAGTGCGGCGTGCCGAAGCTGTCGGGAGGACGGGGTCTGGGTGCTCAGTACCACGTCGCGGGGCAGCTCGGGCAACCGGTAGCGGCCGGTGCCACCCGCGAGGGGGTCCGCGTCCCAGACCAGGATCCGGGCGGTGACGGCGGCGTCGATCAACGGCAGCAGCTCGTCCGGTGCCAGACCCTGGACGTCGGCTAGGAGAGCGACGTCGAGCCATTCGCCGTCGGCGGCGGCGTAGGTGAGCATGGTCCGGGCCGCATCGGGCAGCTCGACCAGCCTCGCGTGCAGGAGATTGCGCACCGCGGCCGGTACCTGTGCCTGCGGCCCGGTGCGCTCGCCGGGTGGCAGCTTGAGCAGCTCGGCCAGGGCGAACGGGTGCCCCTCGGCACGCCGGTGCAGCGCTGCCACCTCCTCGGGCGGGACATCCTCGCCGCGCGCCGCGAGCAGCTCGGCCACGCCGTCTGCGGTCAGCGGCTCCAGGGTCAGCCAGGTCGCGCCGAGCAGGGCCAGGTCCGCGAGCAGCATGCTGGACACGGGGGCGTCGGGGTTGCGCAGGGTGCAGACGAAGAGGACGGGCGCCTCCCGCACCACGTTGGCGAGCCGCCTGAGCAGGCGGTGGAAGCCCTGCGGTGCCTGGTCGAGGTCGTCGACGACACACAGCGTGGGTGCCTGCGTGAGCTCATGGACGACCGTGCCGAGCGGGTCCTTCTGCGCGACCTCGTCCTGAGCGGAGTCGGTGCCGTCCTGCCGCAGCGCGTCCAGGAGCTGGACGGTCGGGCAGGTCTGGAAGACCCCGCGGTTCCCGCTGAGCGCCTGACCTCCCTTGGTGCGGGCGACGGTGAACCCGGCCGCCGCGGCCCGGGCGGACAGCTCCTCCACCAGCCGGGTCTTGCCGTACCCCTGCTCCCCGTTGACCACGGCCCACTGGGGGCGCCCCGCGGCCGCGGCCGACAGCAGGCCGACCAGTTGCGCGGTCTGCTCGCCGCGGCCCACGAAGGGGGTGGGGGCGGCAGGTCCTGGGTCCGGTTGCACACGCGCGGCGGTGAAGTCGGGGGCCGCAGGAAGGCCAGGAGGAGGACCAGGAGGAAGACCAGGAGGAAGACCAGGGGAAAGGCTCGCCCCGGACGAGGCCGTGGGAGGCGCGGCAGGCGTGCCGAGTACGCCGACATCGTGCCGCAGGATCGCGGTGTGCAGGTCCCTCAGCTGGGGGCTGGGGTCCAGGCCGAGCTCCGTGGCCAGCATGTGGCGGAACCGCTCGTACTGCCGCAGCGCCTCGACCGGCCGTCCCGCCGCGTACAGCGCCCGCATCAGCAGCGCCCAGGACGTCTCACGCAGCGGTGCCTTGAGTACGAGGCCCTCGGCGACGCCGATCGCCGGTTCCGTCTCGCCCTGCTGGACGAGGACGGCGGCCTGCAGCTCCCTGGCGTCGTGGAGGGCGCCGTCGAGCCTGGTGCGCTCGCGTATCGCGAAGGCGTGCTCGGCGGCCTCGGCCAGCGCCTCACCCCGCCACAGTGCGAGCGCCGCGTCGATCTCCTGCCGGGCGGCGGGGAGTTGCCGGCTCCGCAGCGCCTCGCGGGCCCTGGTCACGGACTCCTCGAAGAGCGTCGTGTCCCGTGCCTCGCGGGGAACCTTCAGGGCGTAGCCGGCCGGACCGCTGACCAGCAGGGCGGACCGGCCCTGCCGTACCGGATCGAGGACCGCGCGCAGTCGGCTGATGTGGGCGCGCACGGAGGAGGCGGCACCCGTCGGACGGTCCGTCGGCCACAGGTCGCGGCAGAGGGTGTGCTGCGAGACGGGGCGGCCGTCCTCGATGAGCAGGCGGACGAGAACCAACCGGCGCTGGCGGGGGCCCAGATCGAGGGAGGCTCCGCCCTTGATGACTTCGACGGGGCCGAGCACGCCGAACCGCATCGCGTGTCCATGACGTGAGTTCAACGGGCGGGCCACCTCCTGGGCGACATCAGGTTTTTGCACGCTACGCGATGGATGCGACGGCGAGCTCGGACAGCTGTCACTTTTTGCGCAGTCAACCAATGGTTCGATGCTCTGCTGTTGTCCCCGTGTTGTTCGCAGTGTTGTTCGCAACGCGCGCACGCCATCTCGTCGTTTCGAGGCTCGCCCTGCTCGTGCTGCCGGACAACAACGTGATGTCCATCAGCTGGCGGACCACCCGGCCGCCCGACGAGACCAGCAGCCTGGGTGGGGGGAGTGCCGTCAGGCGCTTGGCCTTGAAGTGCTCCTTGGCGTCACCGGTCGAGGTCCTCGTACTCCGTCTCGGGTACGCCGACGTCCGAGAAGATGTCCCGTGCCTGCCGCTTCATCGGTTCCGCGGCAGCGGGGTCGGTCTTCCGGTGGGCGCGGGCGAGGGCCATCAGGGTGCGGGCTTCACCGAGGCGGTGTCCGGTTTCGCGGTGTACGGCCAGGGCCTCTCGACCGAGGGCGACGGCTGCGGCTGCGGCGTCCGCGGACCCGGCCTCCGCCGTGCGACACAGGACGGTCAGGGCCTGGCCCTCCACCACACCGAACCCGTACTCACGGGCCAGGCTCAGTGCTTGCTCGGCATGACTGCGGGCCTCGTCACGATGGCCCAGCCGCTGGTGGGTGAGGGACAGCCCCAGGACGCTGTCCGCCTCGGCTCGTCTGAATCTTGCCTTCTGGGCCAGCGCGAGGGCCTGTGTGTCGGCATCGAGGGCGCGGTCGAAGTGAGCCAGACGCCGGTGGGCAGCGGCGACCGTGTTGAGGATGCTGGACTGAATCCAGGGCCGTCCCAGGTCCCTGACCATGGCGAGGGCGCGGTCGGTCTGTGCCAACGCCTCGTCGTGGTGCCCGAGTTCGACGTTGATCTTCGCGACGGCATCGAGCATCATCGCGCGGCCGTTGCGGTATCCGCCCCGGTCGTCAGTGGCCACCTTGGGGCGCAGGACGTGCAGCCCGTCACTGAGACGGCCGAGTTCCCAGTAGACCCAGCCCAGAATCTGCAGCGCCATGCTGTCGTCCCACCAGCTGATTCCCGCATTGCGGCGGATGACCAGTTCGAGGTGGTCCGCGGCATCCCGCAGCCGGCCCAGGTCCCGGGAGACCATACCGAGGCCGTTCAGCCCGAACGCTTCGAGGTAGCGGTTCCCGGTTTCACTGGTGATCAGCAGACCGGCGGTGAGACTCTCGTGCGCTCTGTCGAGACGCGCCATGCTCCATTCCAAGAAGCCTCCGACGCCCAGAGCACCGGCCTTTCCTGTCCGCCAGTCGAGCTCCCGACTGATGTCCAGTTCGCGCGCGTTGTGACCCGCCGCCTCCCTGACATGACCCCAGTCCCACTGGATCACCGCGAGGCTGTGGTGCATGGCTGCCTGACCGAACAGGTCGCCCTCGGCCACGGCCGCGTCCAGCGCAGTCCGTGCAAGGGCCTGCCACGTCGCCCGTGGCAGATGAAGCCAGAAGTAGCCGAACAGTGCGGAGACCAGGTGCCAGGCGACGGGGCGGGGACCGTAGTGGGCGGCATGGTTGATGACGGCGAGCAGATTCGCCCGCTCGGCCTCCAGCCACCGTCCGGCTTCGGTGGCCGACAACGAGCCCGCTTGATCACCGGATGCGAGGTCGCCTGGCAGTTCCGGGAAGTGCCAGGTGCCGGCGGCGGCACGAGTGGTGTGCAGGTACCGGAGCAGGACGCGTTTCAACGCGGCGTCACGATCCGCCACCGTCTCTTCCACCTG of the Streptomyces sp. T12 genome contains:
- a CDS encoding BTAD domain-containing putative transcriptional regulator, with product MNSRHGHAMRFGVLGPVEVIKGGASLDLGPRQRRLVLVRLLIEDGRPVSQHTLCRDLWPTDRPTGAASSVRAHISRLRAVLDPVRQGRSALLVSGPAGYALKVPREARDTTLFEESVTRAREALRSRQLPAARQEIDAALALWRGEALAEAAEHAFAIRERTRLDGALHDARELQAAVLVQQGETEPAIGVAEGLVLKAPLRETSWALLMRALYAAGRPVEALRQYERFRHMLATELGLDPSPQLRDLHTAILRHDVGVLGTPAAPPTASSGASLSPGLPPGLPPGPPPGLPAAPDFTAARVQPDPGPAAPTPFVGRGEQTAQLVGLLSAAAAGRPQWAVVNGEQGYGKTRLVEELSARAAAAGFTVARTKGGQALSGNRGVFQTCPTVQLLDALRQDGTDSAQDEVAQKDPLGTVVHELTQAPTLCVVDDLDQAPQGFHRLLRRLANVVREAPVLFVCTLRNPDAPVSSMLLADLALLGATWLTLEPLTADGVAELLAARGEDVPPEEVAALHRRAEGHPFALAELLKLPPGERTGPQAQVPAAVRNLLHARLVELPDAARTMLTYAAADGEWLDVALLADVQGLAPDELLPLIDAAVTARILVWDADPLAGGTGRYRLPELPRDVVLSTQTPSSRQLRHAALARELAGRDGADPARLTRHLRAAGPMAPAAAPARSRPSALGQGH
- a CDS encoding peptidoglycan-binding protein — its product is MATKTGPQRYPGASRANWYQDDFGGDPMQVNVVVLHTTEGRTLPGYGGGSSAPNLTAVPDLAAKKLKWYQHFDIETSSRALVNLRGGVETNTMNVCQVELVGTCDPKTHAKWKTAGQAHIYWPDAPDWALQGVARFLAWVHEEHGVPLSGPKSWPAYPTSYGSGGQRLTGAQWADFRGVCGHMHVPENVHGDPGAIDFARITKYAKAELDVDDDTPETTTPATPAKPKVPAFPGRKYFVAGASNAYVLQLGKQLVKRGFGDHYKVGPSRTWGEADRLNVRDFQKSRKELRGDADGNPGPLTWRLLFS